A genome region from Drosophila simulans strain w501 chromosome 2R, Prin_Dsim_3.1, whole genome shotgun sequence includes the following:
- the LOC6736081 gene encoding small integral membrane protein 14, producing MSDDFDGCECVWSQEYVMQRLINFIRQNQDACGDNECLDVTGRNPHQAQIAGRGDDSGFFVAMIFLIVALFMNIVTPSTLGNFTSNKRAGGRRDNNQDGSPPQPPPPAIN from the exons ATGTCCGACGACTTCGATGGCTGCGAGTGCGTCTGGTCGCAGGAGTATGTGATGCAGCGTCTCATCAACTTC ATACGACAGAACCAGGATGCCTGCGGGGACAACGAGTGTTTAGATG TCACCGGACGCAATCCGCACCAGGCGCAGATCGCCGGACGCGGGGATGACAGCGGCTTCTTCGTCGCCATGATCTTCCTGATCGTGGCCTTGTTTATGAACATAGTGACCCCGAGTACCCTGGGCAACTTCACCAGCAATAAGCGAGCTGGCGGCCGACGCGACAATAACCAGGACGGCTCTCCGCCGcagcctcctccgccggccaTCAACTAG
- the LOC27208013 gene encoding zinc finger CCHC domain-containing protein 8 homolog translates to MDDSVILVDDSQNSVVVLDDDVEEGELDDDVVFVCPEEVTSKEVEPPTAKIEEKQSNTTIQDTTEGDGDSLVFEVRFSKEEHFTSLQQQVLVALEDAFADKQIVFRDNPRELVISAFEKSRTLPEEEPQDLFLIDTQPAAKLNAAHVPSYKRCSADILDEQTAERKKLKAEAVNKCFRFKAQSSCFNCGDTEHSLRDCTKPRNNSRIMRARKKMTSRTERYHVDTEQRFGHIRPGKISTKTRHAMGYGRGQLPFMFYRMRVLGYPPAWLEEAKVQSSGIALFNADGSEVTKSDDEEGASDTFKYDINKIVEYPGFNVQPKADCFDDFKHHNVPPFQESQSKENFIKSLGENVINGYKRKKLVDLPAPHDPVSAPDEKLTSFDDYDMELEDETEDPPLPPSVPPPQPPPPEDCEDGELTARSPSPSLEALKAQQEKLLQELDANASHNTTAKESKPPTDLDDTSETEVAPSAAESGNIEQSRSAPSTPFKASYEGTPLLKFSVYDKLPVGSNFRVGVSDVINFENLPDSTGKYEQMKGLLKNVREKMVKLQDEN, encoded by the exons ATGGACGACAGCGTTATACTGGTAGACGATTCACAGAACAGCGTGGTGGTTCTGGATGACGACGTGGAAGAAGGGGAGCTGGACGACGATGTGGTGTTCGTCTGTCCCGAAGAAGTGACCAGCAAAGAGGTCGAACCTCCAACCGCCAAAATTGAggaaaaacaatcaaatacAACGATTCAG GACACCACCGAGGGAGATGGGGATAGCCTGGTTTTCGAAGTTAGATTCAGCAAGGAAGAGCACTTCACCAGTCTGCAACAGCAAGTGCTCGTCGCCTTGGAAGACGCCTTTGCGGACAAGCAAATTGTGTTCCGGGATAACCCACGGGAACTGGTGATATCTGCCTTCGAAAAGAGTAGGACCTTGCCAGAGGAGGAGCCCCAAGACCTCTTCCTGATCGACACTCAGCCAGCGGCCAAGCTGAATGCCGCACATGTTCCCTCCTACAAGCGCTGCAGTGCCGACATCCTGGACGAGCAGACGGCGGAACGTAAGAAACTGAAGGCCGAGGCGGTCAACAAGTGCTTCCGATTCAAGGCGCAGTCGTCGTGCTTCAATTGCGGCGACACAGAACACTCCCTGCGCGACTGTACCAAGCCCAGAAACAATTCAAGGATAATGCGCGCTCGCAAAAAGATGACCAGCCGCACAGAGCGCTATCACGTCGACACAGAGCAGCGGTTTGGTCACATACGCCCCGGCAAGATCAGCACCAAGACACGCCATGCCATGGGCTACGGTCGCGGCCAGTTGCCCTTCATGTTCTACCGCATGCGAGTGCTGGGCTATCCGCCTGCTTGGCTGGAGGAGGCAAAGGTGCAGAGCTCGGGTATAGCTCTGTTTAATGCAGAT GGCTCGGAGGTTACAAAATCCGACGACGAAGAGGGAGCGTCCGACACCTTCAAATACGACATCAACAAAATAGTGGAGTATCCCGGCTTCAACGTCCAGCCTAAGGCCGATTGTTTCGAC GACTTTAAGCACCACAATGTACCGCCATTCCAAGAGAGCCAGTCCAAGGAGAACTTCATCAAATCGCTCGGCGAAAACGTGATCAACGGTTACAAGCGCAAAAAGCTAGTGGATTTGCCTGCACCACACGACCCTGTTTCCGCACCCGACGAGAAGCTGACCAGCTTCGATGACTACGACATGGAACTGGAAGACGAAACAGAGGACCCTCCACTGCCACCATCAGTGCCCCCGCCGCAACCACCTCCGCCGGAAGATTGCGAAGATGGCGAACTGACAGCGCGCTCGCCATCTCCAAGCCTGGAAGCTTTGAAGGCCCAGCAGGAGAAGCTCCTCCAAGAGCTAGATGCCAATGCGTCGCATAACACGACGGCGAAAGAATCGAAACCACCAACCGACCTGGATGACACGTCTGAGACGGAGGTTGCTCCATCTGCTGCCGAGTCCGGAAATATTGAGCAGTCCCGATCAGCACCCTCGACTCCCTTTAAGGCGTCTTATGAGGGCACGCCGTTGCTGAAATTCTCCGTTTACGACAAACTGCCTGTGGGCAGCAACTTTAGGGTGGGCGTCAGCGATGTGATCAACTTTGAAAACCTGCCCGACTCCACGGGAAAGTACGAACAAATGAAGGGTCTGCTAAAGAACGTACGCGAAAAGATGGTGAAACTGCAGGACGAGAACTGA